In one Leptospiraceae bacterium genomic region, the following are encoded:
- a CDS encoding molybdenum cofactor guanylyltransferase: MQLSGLVLSGGYSSRAGFDKGLFFSEGLIRIKEARDLLLRICDKAYISIRKEQKELYLSHIPAENLVFDEPFGEGPLKGILSTHHQHPDSDFLVLAVDLLDINEEILTNLVDIYSTKPNYTCYVYQNTNQKIEPLCTIYRKEFLQDLFSKIQTLENYSLYSFIQKSHTYYLKLSSENKSYFQNYNTSEDFQHFKRGSG; this comes from the coding sequence ATGCAACTCTCAGGCCTTGTCCTTTCCGGAGGTTACTCCAGCCGTGCCGGCTTCGACAAAGGCCTTTTTTTCTCCGAAGGCCTTATCCGTATAAAAGAGGCCCGCGATCTCCTTCTCCGTATCTGCGATAAAGCTTATATTTCTATCAGGAAAGAACAAAAGGAACTTTACCTTTCCCACATTCCGGCTGAAAACCTGGTCTTTGATGAACCCTTCGGAGAAGGACCTTTAAAGGGAATCCTGAGTACACATCATCAACATCCGGACTCTGATTTTCTCGTACTGGCAGTAGATCTATTAGATATAAATGAGGAGATTCTAACAAATTTAGTGGATATCTATTCAACTAAACCGAACTATACCTGCTATGTTTATCAAAACACAAACCAGAAAATAGAACCTCTCTGCACGATTTATAGAAAAGAATTTCTTCAAGACTTATTCAGCAAAATTCAAACTCTTGAGAACTATAGCTTATACTCCTTCATTCAGAAAAGCCATACTTACTATTTAAAACTAAGTTCCGAAAACAAAAGCTATTTT
- the purH gene encoding bifunctional phosphoribosylaminoimidazolecarboxamide formyltransferase/IMP cyclohydrolase — protein sequence MIKIKRALLSVSDKSGLLELGKFLESRGVEILSTGGTLKALQEGGVQAIAVEDYTGSPEILHGRVKTLHPKIHGGLLGDTDLEEHRKQLEENGIGSIDLLIVNLYPFVETVKKPGVSLEEAIENIDIGGPSMLRSGAKNFKHTVVVTDTNDYETLKKEMKDNDGSVTRELSFKLACKVFSKTSLYDVAISQYLNKLNKDEFPETVTFGFYKKQNLRYGENPHQKAAFYVPIFERSDFSPLQGKELSFNNMLDFDAAFHISAQLPENAVTIIKHLNPCGIASAASPLESFLLARRTDPISAFGGIIGVNGTVNLELAKEITKNFVEGVIAKNFTDEARGVFSGKPNVRLIEIEKPKEALSLLDFKTIHHGMLIQDMDFASVKEEDLKVVSRRKPTEEDWAGLKFAWKVVKYIKSNAIVYTDVNSTIGIGAGQMSRVDSVELGAAKAQKVGLSVVGTYVGSDAFFPFRDGIDAIAKVGAKAIIQPGGSIRDEEVIQAADEHNLIMVFTGMRHFRH from the coding sequence ATGATAAAAATCAAAAGAGCACTATTATCAGTCAGTGATAAATCAGGACTCCTCGAGCTGGGAAAATTTCTGGAGTCTCGGGGAGTAGAAATCCTTTCAACCGGGGGAACTTTAAAAGCCCTGCAGGAGGGAGGAGTTCAGGCCATAGCAGTTGAAGACTATACCGGTTCACCCGAAATCCTGCACGGCAGGGTAAAAACTCTTCACCCTAAAATACACGGAGGTCTTTTAGGAGACACCGATCTGGAGGAACACCGTAAACAGCTCGAAGAAAACGGGATAGGCTCTATTGACCTTCTTATCGTTAACCTTTATCCCTTTGTCGAAACCGTAAAAAAACCGGGAGTAAGCCTCGAAGAAGCTATCGAAAATATCGATATAGGTGGCCCTTCCATGCTTCGCAGTGGTGCCAAAAACTTCAAACATACAGTCGTTGTAACCGACACAAACGATTATGAGACTCTCAAAAAAGAAATGAAGGATAACGATGGTTCCGTAACTAGGGAACTTTCTTTCAAATTGGCCTGTAAGGTTTTTTCTAAAACCTCTCTCTATGATGTAGCTATATCGCAATATTTAAATAAACTAAATAAAGATGAATTTCCGGAAACCGTTACCTTTGGTTTCTACAAAAAACAAAACCTGCGTTACGGTGAAAACCCACATCAGAAAGCAGCCTTCTATGTTCCCATCTTTGAAAGAAGCGACTTCAGCCCGCTTCAGGGGAAAGAACTTTCCTTCAACAATATGCTGGACTTTGATGCAGCCTTCCACATTTCAGCCCAGTTACCGGAAAATGCTGTTACGATTATCAAGCACTTAAATCCCTGCGGGATTGCCTCCGCTGCGAGTCCCCTCGAATCATTCCTGCTTGCCAGGAGAACCGATCCGATTTCAGCTTTCGGCGGAATTATCGGTGTAAACGGAACGGTGAATCTCGAACTGGCCAAAGAAATCACCAAAAACTTTGTAGAAGGGGTCATTGCGAAAAACTTTACCGATGAAGCGAGAGGAGTTTTTTCAGGCAAACCCAATGTGCGCTTAATCGAAATAGAAAAACCCAAGGAAGCCCTGAGTCTCTTAGATTTCAAAACCATTCATCATGGAATGCTAATACAGGATATGGACTTCGCATCTGTAAAAGAGGAGGATCTTAAAGTAGTATCCAGGCGTAAACCTACAGAAGAAGACTGGGCAGGTTTGAAGTTTGCCTGGAAAGTGGTAAAGTATATTAAGTCTAATGCGATTGTTTATACGGATGTAAATTCTACTATCGGAATCGGGGCAGGACAGATGTCAAGAGTTGACTCGGTCGAACTCGGAGCTGCTAAAGCCCAAAAAGTAGGTTTGTCGGTAGTCGGAACGTATGTGGGTAGCGATGCTTTCTTCCCGTTTCGTGATGGAATCGATGCTATCGCTAAAGTTGGAGCCAAAGCTATCATCCAACCCGGAGGTTCTATTCGGGATGAAGAGGTGATTCAAGCTGCGGATGAGCATAACCTGATAATGGTATTTACAGGAATGAGGCACTTCAGGCACTGA
- a CDS encoding Uma2 family endonuclease: MEALLNQSMAERVLRYDLDTYHRLGESGFIPKNTELIYGVVVYKMTISPAHSRIVTKLGHILNQLFLEGFVVRQEKPISIQNSEPEPDISIVQGTYDDFGDKHPDTAALVIEVAYSSLEDDLIKADIYASGLIPVYWILDIQNKKTHVFQDPENGKYNIHTIYEPSVPIQIPHTKKEIRLSELM, translated from the coding sequence ATGGAAGCTCTTCTAAATCAATCTATGGCTGAAAGGGTTCTGCGTTATGATCTGGATACCTACCACAGGCTGGGCGAAAGTGGCTTTATTCCTAAAAATACAGAATTAATATATGGAGTTGTGGTTTATAAAATGACTATTTCACCGGCTCATTCCAGGATAGTTACAAAGCTCGGCCATATTCTCAATCAGCTCTTTTTAGAAGGATTTGTTGTCAGACAAGAAAAGCCGATTTCCATACAAAATTCAGAACCTGAGCCTGATATTTCGATTGTGCAGGGAACTTATGATGATTTTGGTGATAAACATCCTGACACAGCCGCTCTGGTCATAGAGGTTGCCTATAGCTCTTTAGAAGATGACCTGATCAAGGCTGATATATATGCCAGCGGCTTGATACCGGTATACTGGATTCTGGATATTCAAAATAAAAAGACTCATGTTTTTCAGGATCCGGAAAACGGAAAATATAATATTCATACGATTTATGAACCTTCCGTTCCGATTCAGATTCCTCATACAAAGAAAGAAATCAGACTGAGCGAATTGATGTGA
- a CDS encoding phosphoribosylglycinamide formyltransferase, whose product MFFMRKKIVFLSSTRGTNLRAVLNALKTDKIPAKALALITDNPEAGAINIARENGLEVSILAYKQFPNKLLFNESLLTELKKWKPDLIVAAGYLRILPDFIVKEFPNRIINIHPSLLPAFPGLNAVEQALEYGARYVGCTTHFIDSGVDTGPIILQSAVKVADYSDLVSLQMAVQKEEHKILPKSVKLFCEGKIKIEGRKTVLL is encoded by the coding sequence ATGTTCTTTATGAGAAAAAAAATCGTTTTTCTTTCTTCCACGCGGGGTACCAACCTGCGGGCGGTGCTAAATGCCCTGAAAACCGATAAGATACCGGCAAAAGCGCTAGCCCTGATTACCGATAACCCGGAAGCCGGAGCCATTAACATCGCTCGAGAAAATGGACTGGAAGTATCCATTTTAGCCTACAAGCAGTTTCCGAATAAGCTTTTGTTTAACGAAAGTCTTTTAACAGAACTGAAGAAATGGAAACCCGACCTGATAGTAGCAGCAGGTTATCTCAGAATCTTGCCGGATTTCATCGTAAAAGAATTTCCGAATCGTATCATTAATATTCATCCTTCTCTTTTACCTGCCTTCCCCGGTCTGAATGCTGTAGAACAGGCTCTGGAGTATGGAGCGAGGTATGTGGGCTGCACCACCCATTTTATCGACAGCGGAGTCGACACAGGTCCGATAATCCTGCAATCGGCGGTAAAAGTAGCCGATTACTCAGATTTAGTCTCCCTTCAAATGGCAGTACAAAAAGAGGAGCATAAGATTCTTCCTAAATCAGTGAAACTTTTCTGCGAAGGTAAAATTAAAATCGAAGGAAGAAAAACAGTTCTACTCTAG
- the fliS gene encoding flagellar export chaperone FliS — MSLYRNTGYKSGYDTYKSNEVSTQSPAKLIVMLYDGAIRFLKTASDNMNYKNFDVVNNNINRAHDIVDELISSLNVEEGGEVAQNLLSLYIYINKRIIEANVNKDREIISEVIHILGELKTAWEEILRKEGSLSSKTPVTPGKTGFSIQG, encoded by the coding sequence ATGTCACTTTATCGGAATACAGGTTATAAATCAGGTTACGACACTTATAAATCCAATGAGGTTTCTACCCAGAGCCCTGCTAAACTTATCGTTATGTTATACGATGGAGCCATTCGTTTCTTAAAGACAGCTTCAGATAACATGAACTATAAGAATTTTGATGTAGTAAATAATAATATTAACAGGGCGCATGACATTGTCGATGAACTGATTTCTTCTTTGAATGTAGAGGAAGGAGGGGAAGTAGCTCAGAACCTTTTGAGTCTTTACATCTATATTAATAAAAGAATTATTGAAGCCAATGTGAATAAAGATAGAGAAATCATTTCTGAAGTAATTCACATTCTTGGCGAGTTGAAGACCGCCTGGGAGGAAATTTTAAGGAAGGAAGGGAGTCTCAGCTCTAAAACCCCGGTTACTCCCGGAAAGACTGGTTTCTCTATCCAGGGATAG
- a CDS encoding DnaJ domain-containing protein yields the protein MEEALSFFGLGKGFSENELKKKYRLLAKKYHPDRGEYTSDVLFLELIRYKNILDLYLQEEESENQPEEPLAEKKKPESDFSLYREAKRIENDAIYRYFKKRDGEPVNLEKEKNPHLRELQKELTPAVELYKRLFKEFPSSIWCQDARDSLEKIAIWLR from the coding sequence TTGGAAGAAGCCCTGAGTTTTTTTGGTCTCGGTAAGGGTTTCAGTGAAAACGAGCTAAAAAAAAAGTACCGTCTTTTGGCCAAGAAATATCACCCGGATAGGGGAGAATATACCTCGGATGTATTATTTTTAGAGCTGATCCGTTATAAGAATATCCTCGATTTATATTTACAGGAAGAAGAGTCCGAGAATCAGCCGGAAGAACCTCTAGCAGAGAAAAAAAAGCCGGAGAGCGATTTTAGTTTGTACAGGGAAGCAAAGCGAATCGAAAATGATGCGATTTACCGCTATTTTAAAAAGAGGGACGGAGAGCCCGTAAATCTGGAGAAGGAGAAAAATCCTCATTTGCGAGAGCTGCAAAAAGAGCTAACACCTGCTGTAGAGCTATATAAACGCCTTTTCAAAGAATTTCCTTCTTCTATCTGGTGTCAGGATGCAAGAGATTCTCTTGAAAAAATTGCAATCTGGCTGCGTTAA
- a CDS encoding PAS domain S-box protein has translation MTSWIKMSNKQRTIIIMRPEDNKANSLIHKLKKNPHKLLLETIGETIPERIHKLNIDLLILFHIENFPQICKEIKDSPFLRDVPVLIFDNKPSEKRQLMAYKSGASDYIFEPILEETITLKVQNFLNTSQSIRQLESELSLSKFDKALNKLLEQELLLFSQIVEQSANSIMVTDLEGKIKFINTSFTDVTGYTFNEIIGKNSRILKSGKTPPGIYVDLWDTIKSGKIWSGELLNRKKNGELIWESVNITPLKDQNGITNNYLAINMDITEKKKYEEQIRESEESFRALSESQFEGIIVHKNNIILEINFAITSLFGYERDELFGSNLSTLFTKESYRKLLKEKAEESYELEGIRKDGSIFPLEIRAKDIPYMGSIVRIAAIRDITKLKTAMKEIQEQKNKLVESYLEAESLLLNILPEKVVTELRNHNVYDPVYYPSVSVMFSDFQNFTSLSEKMSPMELLVLLNMYFTEFDDIAEAKGLEKLKTIGDSFMCAGGIPEENQTHAIDCVLAGLEFMQHTEYMKEIRQEQGHPFWEMRLGIHTGPLVAGLVGSKKFAYDVWGDTVNTASRMENSGEIGKVNISGTTYDLVKDFFVCEYRGKIEVKNKKDGIEMYFVKGIKPELSFKGKMQRPNKEFKELYDKLKNTQKAEEE, from the coding sequence ATGACTTCCTGGATCAAAATGTCAAACAAACAGAGAACCATTATTATCATGCGTCCAGAAGATAACAAGGCCAACTCTCTTATACACAAACTAAAAAAAAATCCTCATAAATTATTACTCGAAACCATAGGAGAGACGATTCCTGAAAGAATTCACAAGCTAAATATAGATTTACTTATTCTTTTTCACATAGAGAATTTCCCCCAGATCTGCAAAGAAATAAAAGACAGTCCTTTTTTAAGGGATGTTCCGGTTCTTATTTTTGATAATAAACCTTCTGAAAAAAGACAGTTAATGGCTTATAAATCCGGGGCTTCAGATTATATCTTTGAACCCATATTAGAAGAAACGATTACTTTAAAAGTACAAAACTTCTTAAATACTTCTCAATCGATAAGACAATTAGAAAGTGAACTTTCCTTATCAAAATTTGATAAAGCTTTAAATAAATTATTAGAACAGGAATTATTACTCTTTAGCCAAATTGTAGAACAGAGTGCCAACTCAATCATGGTAACAGACCTTGAAGGAAAAATAAAATTTATCAATACTTCTTTTACAGATGTGACCGGCTATACTTTCAATGAAATCATAGGGAAAAATAGTCGGATCTTAAAGTCAGGAAAAACTCCTCCCGGCATTTATGTTGATCTCTGGGATACCATCAAATCCGGTAAAATCTGGAGTGGAGAACTTCTAAATCGAAAAAAAAATGGAGAACTCATCTGGGAATCGGTAAACATAACTCCCTTAAAAGACCAGAATGGTATAACTAACAACTATCTGGCTATAAATATGGATATTACCGAAAAAAAAAAATATGAAGAACAAATAAGGGAAAGCGAAGAAAGTTTTCGAGCACTTTCCGAATCTCAATTTGAAGGAATTATTGTTCATAAGAATAACATCATCCTCGAAATCAATTTTGCTATTACGAGTCTATTCGGATACGAACGAGATGAATTATTCGGAAGCAATCTATCCACACTTTTTACAAAAGAATCTTACCGAAAACTTTTAAAAGAAAAAGCCGAGGAAAGCTATGAATTAGAAGGTATTCGAAAAGACGGAAGTATTTTTCCTTTAGAAATTCGAGCAAAAGATATTCCGTATATGGGAAGTATAGTACGTATCGCCGCCATTCGAGATATTACAAAATTAAAGACGGCTATGAAAGAAATCCAGGAACAAAAAAATAAACTCGTAGAAAGTTACCTCGAAGCAGAGAGCCTTCTTTTAAATATCCTGCCGGAAAAAGTGGTTACTGAATTAAGAAACCATAATGTTTACGATCCGGTGTATTATCCCTCAGTAAGTGTAATGTTTTCTGATTTTCAAAATTTCACATCCCTTTCAGAAAAAATGAGTCCTATGGAACTATTAGTACTTTTGAATATGTATTTTACAGAGTTCGATGATATCGCAGAAGCTAAAGGTCTGGAAAAATTAAAAACCATAGGAGATTCCTTTATGTGCGCAGGTGGTATACCCGAAGAAAATCAAACTCATGCAATTGATTGCGTTCTGGCAGGTCTTGAGTTTATGCAGCATACCGAATATATGAAAGAAATACGACAGGAACAGGGACATCCTTTCTGGGAAATGCGACTCGGAATCCACACGGGTCCTCTTGTAGCCGGCCTTGTAGGTTCTAAAAAATTTGCCTATGATGTCTGGGGAGATACAGTCAATACAGCCAGCCGGATGGAAAATTCCGGAGAAATCGGAAAAGTAAATATCTCAGGAACCACATACGATCTGGTGAAAGATTTTTTTGTCTGTGAATACAGGGGAAAAATCGAAGTAAAAAACAAGAAAGATGGAATTGAAATGTATTTCGTGAAAGGAATAAAACCGGAATTATCATTTAAGGGAAAAATGCAAAGACCCAACAAGGAATTTAAAGAACTATACGATAAACTAAAAAATACTCAAAAAGCTGAGGAAGAGTAA
- a CDS encoding acyl-CoA dehydrogenase, with protein MILFHPNQPDFSHLDEKSKELMVKTIEFFEKKGKVKLKHDDHERVWYADFLEFQKQAQAFATLMTPSGYGASDSRWDSSRNCNFSEILGFYGLAYWYTWQVSMLGLGPIWNSKNEDMRKRAAQYLQEGEIFAFGLSEKEHGADLIGTDMMLEKKADGTYIADGDKYYIGNANKAAMVSVFGKMKDSGQYVFFVADARRPDYKLIKNTTNSQNYVAEFLLENYPVASNEILDMGRDAWDSSLSTIAYCKYNLGWASVGMSTHALYEALNHASKRKLYNMYVTDFPHVKQLFVDAYSRLVAMRLFTARASDYMKSASAEDRRYLLYNPMVKMKVTMQGEEVVNLIWDVIAAKGFEKDMFFEMAARDIRALPKLEGTAHVNMILINNFIQSFLFESKEYPEVPFQEKSNDEFLFNQGATTKGLKNILFHDYNLAYAKKDLPNIRVFKEQIDTLKYFLKDSPLEKAQTRDIDFMLPFGEIFTLIPYGQLVIENAIHTNLPDEILDQIFDFMVRDFSKYALQVYSKPSATGKQLENLMKMIKKPITDENRYNKVWQEHVFTLAGVYEMKP; from the coding sequence ATGATTTTATTTCATCCCAATCAACCTGATTTCTCTCATCTTGATGAGAAATCTAAGGAGTTGATGGTAAAAACTATAGAATTTTTTGAAAAGAAGGGTAAGGTAAAGCTCAAACATGATGATCATGAGAGGGTCTGGTATGCAGATTTTTTAGAATTCCAGAAGCAGGCCCAGGCTTTTGCGACTCTTATGACACCCTCCGGCTATGGAGCATCCGATTCCCGTTGGGATAGTAGCCGGAACTGTAATTTTAGCGAGATACTGGGTTTTTATGGTCTGGCGTACTGGTATACCTGGCAGGTTTCCATGTTGGGTCTCGGACCTATCTGGAACAGTAAAAACGAGGATATGAGAAAGAGAGCAGCCCAGTATTTACAGGAAGGAGAAATTTTTGCTTTCGGTCTTTCGGAAAAAGAGCACGGTGCTGATTTAATCGGAACCGATATGATGCTGGAAAAAAAAGCAGACGGAACTTATATAGCAGATGGTGATAAATACTACATTGGTAATGCGAATAAAGCAGCTATGGTTTCCGTTTTCGGCAAAATGAAAGATAGCGGTCAATACGTTTTCTTTGTAGCCGATGCAAGAAGACCGGATTATAAACTGATTAAAAATACAACCAATTCTCAAAACTATGTAGCTGAATTTTTGCTGGAAAATTATCCTGTAGCTTCTAATGAAATCCTGGATATGGGAAGAGATGCCTGGGATTCTTCTCTTTCTACTATTGCATATTGTAAATATAACCTTGGCTGGGCTTCTGTCGGGATGTCTACCCATGCTCTTTATGAGGCTCTAAATCATGCTTCTAAAAGAAAGTTATACAATATGTACGTAACAGATTTTCCTCATGTGAAGCAGCTTTTTGTAGATGCATATTCCCGGCTTGTCGCCATGAGATTATTTACTGCTCGCGCCAGTGACTATATGAAATCGGCTTCAGCAGAGGATAGACGTTACCTTCTGTATAACCCTATGGTGAAAATGAAAGTCACTATGCAGGGAGAAGAAGTAGTCAATTTAATCTGGGATGTGATTGCTGCTAAGGGTTTTGAAAAAGACATGTTCTTCGAAATGGCCGCAAGAGATATTCGGGCCTTGCCGAAATTAGAAGGTACCGCACATGTAAACATGATTCTTATTAATAACTTTATCCAGAGTTTCCTTTTTGAGTCCAAAGAATACCCGGAAGTTCCATTCCAGGAAAAATCGAATGATGAGTTTTTATTCAATCAGGGTGCTACTACGAAAGGCCTGAAGAATATTCTATTTCATGATTATAATCTGGCTTATGCTAAAAAAGATCTTCCGAATATTCGAGTTTTCAAAGAACAAATTGATACATTAAAATATTTCCTGAAAGATAGTCCGCTCGAAAAAGCACAAACAAGAGATATTGATTTCATGTTGCCTTTCGGTGAGATTTTTACTCTGATTCCTTACGGTCAATTAGTCATTGAAAATGCGATTCATACCAATCTGCCCGATGAGATTCTGGATCAGATTTTCGATTTCATGGTCAGGGATTTCTCTAAGTATGCTTTACAGGTTTATTCTAAACCTTCTGCAACCGGAAAGCAGCTTGAAAATCTTATGAAAATGATTAAGAAGCCCATTACAGACGAAAATAGATACAATAAGGTCTGGCAGGAACACGTCTTTACTCTTGCCGGCGTTTATGAAATGAAACCATAA
- a CDS encoding insulinase family protein produces the protein MKRILFTLIITLLPNLLFAKSDLISDLKFKELQFNIPEAHKEKLDDKITYYSLLSEDFPIAYVSISIYGGMKSSPLIEIPSLLASTLKFGGSESLPGEKLLSRLEALGAQLGISAGYDTITLRLSFLTKDQEEVLTLIDELINKPALTDTAFAKAKRDMIESIRRRNDRTENLIFRKADEVLFKGLSLGKSENLETVNKIKKEDLLNYWNAIKTHKNKIIKVTGLLDESKLKEKIKTIFSPGKKLGAEPIDEKLEYSKILGNFQNDPIQAYVINKDVNQSMVLMTGILPQHNHPDFFPIQLLNYILGGSGFNSYMMQQIRVDRGLAYSASSYPSFKAEYGVFYAYVMTKNSSLLEVIDLMKKILSSETIENIKEAELEKAKTAIINQFVFLFANNNRIVNNQVRFDEDKMPENYLKTYRESIRAVKLEDLKRVGKLYLEPSKLKTIIVCPEEAIKDKLKTKIRILKPEEEI, from the coding sequence ATGAAACGTATTCTATTCACACTAATAATCACATTATTACCTAATTTACTTTTTGCTAAATCAGATCTCATCTCCGATTTAAAGTTTAAAGAACTACAGTTTAATATACCGGAAGCTCATAAGGAAAAGTTAGATGATAAGATTACTTATTACTCTCTCTTATCAGAAGACTTTCCGATTGCCTATGTCAGTATTTCTATTTATGGTGGCATGAAATCAAGTCCACTTATTGAAATACCTTCCCTGCTGGCCAGTACACTAAAATTTGGTGGTTCTGAATCCTTGCCGGGTGAAAAGCTCCTTTCCCGTCTGGAAGCCCTGGGAGCACAACTCGGTATTTCTGCCGGCTATGATACCATTACCCTTCGTCTATCCTTTCTCACGAAAGACCAGGAGGAAGTTCTAACTTTAATTGATGAACTGATTAATAAGCCCGCCCTGACAGACACAGCCTTTGCAAAAGCTAAACGAGATATGATTGAATCCATTCGCCGTAGAAATGATAGAACAGAAAACCTTATATTTAGAAAAGCTGATGAAGTACTCTTTAAAGGTTTATCTCTCGGAAAATCGGAAAACCTGGAAACAGTTAATAAAATAAAAAAAGAGGATTTGTTAAACTATTGGAACGCAATAAAAACTCACAAAAATAAAATCATCAAAGTAACCGGCCTCTTAGATGAATCTAAATTAAAAGAAAAAATTAAAACTATATTTTCTCCGGGCAAGAAACTCGGAGCAGAGCCGATTGATGAAAAATTAGAATATTCTAAAATTTTAGGTAACTTCCAGAATGATCCCATTCAAGCCTATGTGATAAATAAAGATGTAAATCAATCTATGGTTTTAATGACCGGGATTTTACCACAGCATAACCATCCGGATTTCTTCCCCATTCAACTCTTGAATTACATCCTCGGTGGAAGTGGTTTCAACTCTTATATGATGCAACAGATAAGGGTTGATAGGGGTCTGGCCTATTCGGCCAGTAGCTACCCTTCATTCAAAGCCGAATATGGAGTTTTTTATGCTTATGTAATGACCAAGAATTCCAGTCTTTTAGAAGTAATCGATTTGATGAAAAAAATCTTAAGTTCCGAAACTATAGAGAATATAAAAGAAGCTGAATTAGAAAAAGCAAAAACTGCGATTATCAACCAGTTCGTTTTTTTATTTGCAAATAACAACCGAATTGTGAATAACCAGGTGCGATTTGATGAAGACAAAATGCCGGAAAATTATTTAAAAACTTATAGAGAAAGCATTCGAGCAGTAAAACTGGAAGACTTAAAAAGAGTTGGAAAACTTTACTTAGAACCATCCAAACTCAAAACCATCATCGTCTGTCCGGAAGAAGCAATCAAAGATAAACTTAAAACAAAAATTCGCATCTTAAAGCCCGAAGAAGAAATTTAG